One window from the genome of Nitrosospira multiformis encodes:
- a CDS encoding alkaline phosphatase family protein, translating to MAILDQIETIVIVMLENRSFDHMLGHLSMARFGNRKDVRGLVDPEANLDYTNFLDGQGYQPFELKDGPLLHDLPHSRPLVAAQLGTPGAPFTMSGFAEAYYRASGSKVNDPPPMGFLSPADASMSSFLAAQYAVCDNWFAPLPTDTQPNRSVAYTGYSLIEDTKPRPIPTIKGSFIFEWLKAHNVSWRVYHCGISFFTLFDRFDEVLGPNFRSFRQFPGDFESESVSEMPKVMFIEPEYSDSPVHFGWTANDNHPPTPVGPGENFLRDIYRLLTRDAAKWNRTLLIATHDEHGGFFDHVPPLTIPTPVPPGALFSTGFESTGPRVPALIASPWIAPGTVCKGAMDHTSILQLLSEKFAGTPDYNDEVKRRRKLGIQSVSQVLAQPLAQPRIDIPSPPQDIISSSVVMAPSTEPQTDSQQAFTEAAKKLLKYDRTRALEKYPELVHMPEE from the coding sequence ATGGCGATTCTTGATCAGATTGAGACCATTGTGATCGTGATGCTGGAGAACCGTTCTTTCGACCATATGCTTGGTCATCTCAGCATGGCCCGGTTCGGCAATCGAAAAGATGTCAGGGGCCTGGTCGATCCCGAAGCAAATCTGGACTATACGAACTTCCTCGATGGTCAGGGTTACCAGCCCTTCGAGTTGAAGGATGGACCCCTGCTGCACGATCTGCCCCATAGTAGACCTCTCGTGGCGGCTCAGTTAGGGACGCCTGGCGCTCCCTTCACCATGAGCGGTTTTGCCGAGGCATACTATCGTGCCAGCGGAAGCAAGGTAAACGATCCGCCGCCGATGGGTTTTCTCTCGCCTGCCGATGCATCCATGTCGAGTTTTCTGGCGGCGCAATATGCCGTGTGCGACAACTGGTTTGCGCCGCTGCCAACGGATACCCAGCCAAACCGTTCGGTGGCTTACACAGGCTACTCCCTGATCGAAGACACGAAACCGCGTCCTATTCCTACCATCAAGGGAAGCTTCATTTTCGAGTGGCTGAAAGCTCATAACGTCAGTTGGCGTGTGTATCACTGCGGAATATCGTTCTTTACGCTGTTTGATCGGTTTGATGAAGTGCTGGGCCCCAACTTTCGCAGTTTCAGACAATTTCCGGGAGATTTTGAGTCCGAATCGGTATCGGAGATGCCAAAAGTCATGTTCATCGAGCCTGAATATAGCGATTCGCCTGTCCATTTCGGCTGGACCGCCAACGACAATCATCCGCCCACGCCTGTCGGTCCCGGTGAAAATTTTCTGCGTGATATTTACAGGCTGCTGACCAGGGATGCCGCCAAATGGAATCGTACGCTGCTGATTGCCACGCATGATGAACATGGGGGTTTCTTCGATCATGTTCCGCCGCTGACGATTCCCACTCCGGTGCCGCCCGGCGCGCTTTTCTCGACGGGATTCGAGAGTACCGGCCCCAGGGTCCCGGCGCTCATCGCATCGCCATGGATTGCGCCTGGCACCGTATGCAAGGGTGCGATGGACCATACCTCCATACTGCAGTTGCTGTCCGAGAAATTCGCGGGCACCCCGGACTATAATGACGAAGTCAAGCGGCGTAGAAAATTGGGGATACAGAGTGTGTCGCAAGTACTGGCTCAGCCACTCGCCCAGCCGAGAATCGATATCCCGTCCCCGCCACAGGATATTATTTCAAGTTCGGTCGTGATGGCGCCGTCGACCGAGCCACAGACCGATAGTCAGCAGGCTTTTACCGAGGCGGCAAAGAAACTATTGAAGTATGACCGTACGCGCGCACTCGAGAAGTATCCGGAACTTGTGCATATGCCGGAAGAATAA
- a CDS encoding pyridoxal phosphate-dependent aminotransferase, with the protein MELSKRVQAIKPSPTLAVTARAARLKAEGKDIIGLGAGEPDFDTPQHIKDAAIAAINKGFTKYTAVGGTPGLKNAIIAKFKRDNNFDYSAKQILVSCGGKQSFFNLTLSVINPGDEVIIPAPYWVSYPDIVLIAEGKPVIVEAGIEQGFKITAAQLEKAITPKTRMFVINSPSNPSGGVYTFDELKALGEVLLKYPNILIATDDMYEHILLSGGKFVNILNACPALHDRTIVLNGVSKAYAMTGWRIGYCGGPAHIITAMENIQSQSTSNPASISQAAAEVALNGDQSCIVPMVEAFKERNQFITGALNAIPGVVCLLSEGAFYAFADVREAISGLHAKGVINDSTDIAFSEYLLEHSGVAVVPGSAFGSEGYIRLSFATHMTNLENALRRIAKALG; encoded by the coding sequence GTGGAACTCTCAAAGCGCGTTCAGGCCATCAAGCCCTCCCCCACCCTTGCCGTCACCGCCCGCGCCGCCCGGCTCAAGGCGGAAGGAAAGGATATCATCGGACTGGGTGCCGGCGAACCGGATTTCGACACCCCTCAACATATCAAGGATGCGGCCATTGCCGCCATTAATAAAGGTTTCACCAAATATACGGCGGTGGGCGGCACCCCCGGCCTGAAAAATGCCATTATCGCCAAATTCAAGCGCGATAATAATTTTGACTATTCCGCGAAGCAAATTCTGGTTTCGTGCGGCGGCAAGCAAAGCTTTTTCAATCTGACGCTTTCGGTCATCAACCCCGGCGACGAGGTCATCATTCCCGCGCCCTACTGGGTTTCCTATCCTGACATCGTTCTGATCGCCGAAGGCAAGCCGGTGATTGTCGAAGCCGGTATCGAACAGGGTTTCAAAATAACTGCGGCGCAGCTCGAAAAAGCTATTACACCCAAAACCCGAATGTTTGTTATCAACAGTCCCAGCAATCCTTCCGGCGGTGTTTATACATTCGATGAACTTAAAGCGCTGGGCGAAGTTCTGCTGAAATATCCTAATATCCTAATCGCCACCGATGACATGTACGAGCATATACTGCTTTCGGGCGGCAAATTCGTGAATATCCTCAATGCCTGCCCTGCCCTGCATGACCGCACCATCGTGCTTAATGGCGTATCCAAGGCTTATGCCATGACAGGCTGGCGCATTGGCTATTGCGGCGGCCCGGCACATATCATTACCGCCATGGAAAATATCCAGTCCCAAAGCACCTCCAACCCCGCTTCCATTTCACAGGCCGCCGCGGAAGTGGCGCTTAATGGCGATCAGTCCTGTATTGTACCCATGGTGGAAGCATTCAAGGAACGTAATCAGTTCATAACCGGCGCACTCAATGCCATCCCTGGCGTCGTATGCCTGTTGTCTGAAGGCGCATTTTATGCTTTTGCCGATGTCCGGGAAGCCATCAGCGGGTTGCATGCCAAAGGAGTGATTAACGATTCCACGGATATCGCTTTCAGCGAATATCTGCTGGAACACAGCGGTGTGGCGGTGGTGCCTGGGTCAGCCTTCGGCAGCGAAGGCTATATCCGGCTTTCCTTCGCCACCCACATGACCAACCTGGAAAATGCATTACGGCGCATCGCGAAAGCGCTTGGCTAA